The following proteins come from a genomic window of Bactrocera tryoni isolate S06 chromosome 1, CSIRO_BtryS06_freeze2, whole genome shotgun sequence:
- the LOC120782397 gene encoding calponin homology domain-containing protein DDB_G0272472-like: MLTAHDIFMLQFMNNSERKSVYMQIKDLVQKAQNTAKKELEQRRKRLHLQLEHEDHVYQEEFSIKVKSRIDEDIKKRKDALLKIKEERDRHHQEFLEHMRIQRQLEDCFEIRAALNRKETMQVKETQLEQITEKQRAFVRENLNDKYWHKVFVANEQHQEKLLESERNLIKCMQRHTSNILDKQVAEHKRQREEELEQKRIEAERLSKVLEEIRLEKLELPRTTPQTLAYRKDLLDMMAEKTAERKAEERERMAEHRALMREIACEEQHNNAALEQRKRAVYKATMDFIDYARRMHKLQEEAAAARSARIDDLKHVDDCVKVKAELARKADLAALYYAELRRQRCEEYERRLREAQELRENKIIENRFVRSEKTRAEIMAEQRKMREELERQLAENVRIQAEEEAKYNKHLQLVSEDRDFCQKLAEQYISEKKDYLPAHPNWVIYSCPRKEYVAKCTNEADILDQMNTCLRPCACGARTHNDCVQHSFLSQLKRGPNADKMLSYKTDCWAQG, encoded by the coding sequence ATGCTGACCGCacatgatattttcatgctccAGTTCATGAACAATTCGGAGCGCAAGAGTGTCTACATGCAAATCAAGGATCTTGTGCAGAAGGCGCAAAATACGGCAAAGAAGGAACTGGAGCAACGACGCAAGCGTCTGCACTTGCAGCTGGAACACGAAGATCACGTCTATCAGGAAGAGTTTTCCATTAAGGTTAAATCGCGCATCGACGAAGATATTAAAAAGCGCAAGGATGCTTTGCTGAAAATCAAAGAAGAGCGCGATCGACATCATCAAGAATTCTTAGAACATATGCGGATACAACGGCAACTGGAGGATTGTTTTGAGATACGCGCCGCACTGAATCGCAAAGAGACCATGCAAGTTAAAGAAACTCAGCTGGAGCAAATCACGGAGAAGCAACGCGCCTTCGTGCGTGAAAATCTGAATGATAAGTACTGGCACAAAGTGTTCGTAGCCAATGAGCAGCATCAGGAAAAACTGCTCGAAAGTGAAAGGAACTTGATAAAATGCATGCAACGCCACACAAGTAACATATTGGACAAACAGGTCGCCGAACACAAGCGTCAGCGGGAGGAAGAACTTGAGCAAAAGCGCATAGAAGCCGAGCGCTTGAGCAAAGTTTTGGAAGAAATACGCTTGGAGAAACTCGAATTGCCGCGCACAACGCCGCAAACGCTCGCTTATCGTAAAGACCTACTGGATATGATGGCCGAGAAAACGGCCGAACGCAAGGCCGAAGAGCGCGAGCGTATGGCCGAGCATCGTGCGCTCATGCGGGAGATAGCATGCGAGGAGCAACATAACAACGCGGCGCTCGAGCAGCGAAAGCGCGCCGTCTACAAAGCGACGATGGATTTCATTGACTATGCGCGACGCATGCACAAATTGCAAGAGGAAGCCGCAGCGGCACGCAGCGCACGCATCGACGATTTGAAACACGTTGACGATTGCGTCAAAGTGAAAGCAGAACTCGCACGCAAGGCGGATCTGGCAGCGCTCTACTATGCTGAGTTGCGGCGTCAGCGGTGTGAAGAGTACGAGCGACGCTTGCGTGAGGCGCAGGAACTGCGTGAAAACAAGATCATTGAAAATCGCTTTGTGCGTTCGGAAAAGACAAGGGCGGAAATTATGGCGGAGCAGCGGAAAATGCGTGAAGAGCTGGAACGGCAATTGGCCGAAAATGTGCGCATACAAGCTGAAGAGGAGgcgaaatataataaacatttgcAATTGGTATCGGAAGATAGGGACTTTTGCCAGAAGTTGGCGGAGCAGTACATCAGCGAGAAAAAGGACTATCTTCCGGCACATCCCAACTGGGTTATTTATTCGTGCCCCCGCAAGGAGTATGTCGCAAAGTGTACTAATGAGGCGGACATTTTGGACCAGATGAATACTTGCTTGCGGCCGTGTGCCTGTGGGGCGCGCACTCACAACGACTGCGTGCAGCACAGTTTCTTGTCGCAACTGAAGCGCGGACCAAACGCCGATAAAATGCtgagttataaaactgattgcTGGGCACAGGGGTGA